In a single window of the Micromonospora inositola genome:
- a CDS encoding DUF885 domain-containing protein, protein MGQIDDLANRYVTDWAPLSPTGATYVGIAGYDDQLDDLSPDGYAARAELTRRTLADLDVTEPDSEAERTAKEAMQERLGLELARHEAGETTSEVNVIASGLHEIRMVFDLMPTEGDDAKANIAARLNRFAGALEGYKTTLREAAAAGQVSSRVQLVEVAKQCDTWTDPDGDNFFHGLVERLGADGTVGAELRKGAAAATAATAQFGEFLRTDLAPQGREKQAAGRERYELASQYFLGAKVDLDETYAWGFAELARLEGEMRTVAGRIAGRGATVDDAVRALDADPARTIQGKEAFRDWMQALADKAISELHGTHFDIPEQVRRIECCLAPTSDGAIYYTGPSEDFSRPGRMWWAVPQGITDFSTWREVTTVYHEGVPGHHLQVAQTAVRAELLNRWQRLLCWVSGHGEGWALYSERLMDDLGYLEDPGDKLGMLDGQAFRAARVIVDIGMHLELEIPKDNPFGFHPGERWTPELGWEFMRAHCRVPDENLRFELNRYLGWPGQAPSYKVGERIWLQAREEAKARKGADFDLKEFHRQALDLGSLGLDPLRRALARL, encoded by the coding sequence GTGGGACAAATCGATGACCTCGCCAACCGGTACGTGACCGACTGGGCCCCGCTCAGCCCGACCGGCGCCACCTACGTCGGCATTGCCGGCTACGACGACCAGCTCGACGACCTGTCGCCGGACGGGTACGCGGCCCGCGCCGAGCTGACCCGGCGCACCCTGGCCGACCTCGACGTGACCGAACCGGACTCGGAGGCGGAGCGGACCGCCAAGGAGGCGATGCAGGAGCGCCTCGGTCTGGAGCTCGCCCGGCACGAGGCGGGCGAGACCACCAGCGAGGTCAACGTGATCGCCAGCGGGCTGCACGAGATCCGCATGGTCTTCGACCTGATGCCGACCGAGGGCGACGACGCCAAGGCGAACATCGCCGCCCGGCTCAACCGGTTCGCCGGCGCGCTGGAGGGCTACAAGACGACCCTGCGGGAGGCGGCCGCCGCCGGGCAGGTCAGCTCCCGGGTGCAGCTGGTCGAGGTCGCCAAGCAGTGCGACACCTGGACCGACCCCGACGGCGACAACTTCTTCCACGGCCTGGTCGAGCGGCTCGGCGCGGACGGCACGGTCGGCGCCGAGCTGCGCAAGGGCGCCGCGGCCGCCACCGCGGCGACCGCCCAGTTCGGCGAGTTCCTCCGCACCGACCTGGCCCCGCAGGGGCGGGAGAAGCAGGCCGCCGGCCGCGAGCGGTACGAGCTGGCCTCGCAGTACTTCCTCGGCGCGAAGGTCGACCTGGACGAGACGTACGCCTGGGGCTTCGCGGAGCTGGCCCGCCTGGAGGGCGAGATGCGAACTGTGGCTGGTCGCATCGCCGGCCGCGGGGCCACTGTCGATGACGCCGTGCGGGCGCTGGACGCCGACCCGGCCCGGACCATCCAGGGCAAGGAGGCGTTCCGGGACTGGATGCAGGCGCTCGCCGACAAGGCCATCAGCGAGCTGCACGGCACCCACTTCGACATCCCCGAGCAGGTCCGGCGGATCGAGTGCTGCCTCGCCCCGACCAGCGACGGCGCGATCTACTACACCGGCCCGAGCGAGGACTTCTCCCGGCCGGGGCGGATGTGGTGGGCGGTGCCGCAGGGCATCACCGACTTCTCCACCTGGCGGGAGGTGACCACCGTCTACCACGAGGGCGTGCCGGGTCACCACCTCCAGGTCGCCCAGACCGCGGTCCGGGCCGAGCTGCTCAACCGGTGGCAGCGGCTGCTCTGCTGGGTCTCCGGGCACGGCGAGGGCTGGGCGCTCTACTCGGAGCGGCTGATGGACGACCTGGGCTACCTGGAGGACCCGGGCGACAAGCTCGGCATGCTGGACGGGCAGGCCTTCCGGGCCGCCCGGGTGATCGTCGACATCGGCATGCACCTGGAGCTGGAGATCCCGAAGGACAACCCGTTCGGCTTCCACCCGGGCGAGCGTTGGACGCCGGAGCTGGGCTGGGAGTTCATGCGGGCACACTGCCGGGTGCCGGACGAGAACCTGCGCTTCGAGCTGAACCGCTACCTGGGCTGGCCCGGGCAGGCCCCCTCCTACAAGGTGGGCGAGCGGATCTGGCTCCAGGCCCGCGAGGAGGCGAAGGCCCGCAAGGGCGCCGACTTCGACCTCAAGGAGTTCCACCGCCAGGCGCTCGACCTGGGCTCGCTCGGCCTCGACCCGCTGCGCCGGGCGCTGGCCCGGCTCTGA
- a CDS encoding DMT family transporter, with protein sequence MTATTTPDRADVRSWLPGFLALAAIWGSSFLFIKVGIEELHPLHLTLYRVATGALTLLVVLAVLRDRLPREPRVWAHLFVVAAFGVAVPFTLFGFGEQRVESMLAGIWNATTPLIVLPLAVLVFRTERLTARRAVGLGLGFLGVLVVLGVWEGVGGAHFTGQLMCLGAAACYGVAIPYQKKFIAGSSYSGLSLSAAQLLVAALQLAVVAPLVAGAPPMPTGLSVEVVASVLALGALGTGLAFVINLRNIRVAGASTASTVTYLIPVFAVLVGAVVLDERLNWHQPVGALIVLLGVAVAQGLLGRRTPTPVSAGTPAVPAAEPATR encoded by the coding sequence GTGACCGCCACTACCACTCCTGACCGCGCCGACGTGCGCAGCTGGCTGCCCGGCTTCCTGGCGCTCGCCGCGATCTGGGGCTCGAGCTTCCTGTTCATCAAGGTCGGCATCGAGGAGCTGCACCCGCTGCACCTCACCCTCTACCGGGTCGCCACCGGGGCGCTGACCCTGCTGGTGGTGCTCGCCGTGCTGCGCGACCGGCTGCCCCGCGAGCCCCGGGTCTGGGCGCACCTGTTCGTGGTCGCCGCCTTCGGCGTGGCCGTCCCGTTCACCCTGTTCGGCTTCGGCGAGCAGCGGGTCGAGTCGATGCTCGCCGGCATCTGGAACGCCACCACGCCGCTGATCGTGCTGCCGCTCGCGGTGCTGGTCTTCCGCACCGAGCGGCTGACCGCCCGGCGCGCGGTCGGGCTCGGGCTGGGCTTCCTCGGCGTGCTGGTGGTGCTCGGCGTCTGGGAGGGCGTGGGCGGGGCGCACTTCACCGGCCAGCTCATGTGTCTCGGGGCGGCCGCCTGCTACGGCGTCGCCATCCCGTACCAGAAGAAGTTCATCGCCGGCAGCTCGTACTCCGGTCTCTCGCTCTCCGCCGCTCAGCTGCTGGTCGCCGCGCTCCAACTGGCCGTCGTCGCGCCGCTGGTGGCCGGGGCGCCGCCGATGCCGACCGGGCTCTCCGTCGAGGTGGTGGCGAGCGTGCTGGCACTCGGCGCGCTCGGCACCGGGCTGGCCTTCGTGATCAACCTGCGCAACATCCGGGTGGCCGGGGCGAGCACGGCCTCCACGGTGACCTACCTGATCCCGGTCTTCGCGGTGCTGGTCGGCGCGGTGGTGCTCGACGAGCGGCTGAACTGGCACCAGCCGGTCGGCGCGCTGATCGTGCTCCTCGGCGTCGCGGTCGCCCAGGGCCTGCTCGGCCGCCGGACGCCCACGCCCGTCAGCGCCGGTACGCCGGCCGTGCCCGCCGCCGAGCCGGCCACCCGCTGA
- a CDS encoding PHP domain-containing protein: MSARDPIADLRRIAFLLERANEATYRVRAFRSAAKALAALPAEEVAERARAGTLTELSGVGDVTARCVAESLAGEEPVYLRRLVATEGTDLDAAATALREALRGDCHTHSDWSDGGSPIEEMALAAVELGHEYLVLTDHSPRLKVARGLTADRLRRQLDHVAAVNDALPKGFRILTGIEVDILADGSLDQEEELLARLDVVVGSVHSGLNDERAKMTRRMLAAIANPHLDILGHCTGRMVASRPAGVTGPGDRAHRPRTRSESDFDADAVFAACAERGVAVEINSRPERQDPPKRLIRRALEAGCRFAINTDAHAPGQLDWQQFGCERAALCGVPADRVVNTWKADRLVKWARTRR, encoded by the coding sequence ATGAGTGCCCGGGATCCCATCGCCGACCTGCGCCGGATCGCGTTCCTGCTGGAGCGGGCCAACGAGGCCACCTACCGGGTCCGGGCGTTCCGCTCGGCGGCCAAGGCCCTGGCCGCGCTGCCGGCGGAGGAGGTGGCCGAGCGGGCCCGCGCCGGCACCCTCACCGAGCTCTCCGGGGTCGGGGACGTCACCGCCCGCTGCGTGGCCGAGTCGCTGGCCGGCGAGGAACCGGTCTACCTGCGCCGGCTGGTCGCCACCGAGGGCACCGATCTGGACGCCGCGGCCACCGCGCTGCGGGAGGCGCTGCGCGGCGACTGCCACACCCACTCGGACTGGTCCGACGGCGGGTCACCGATCGAGGAGATGGCGCTCGCGGCGGTCGAGCTGGGCCACGAGTACCTGGTGCTGACCGACCACTCGCCCCGGCTCAAGGTGGCCCGCGGCCTCACCGCGGACCGGCTGCGCCGGCAGCTCGACCACGTGGCCGCGGTCAACGACGCGCTGCCGAAGGGCTTCCGCATCCTCACCGGCATCGAGGTGGACATCCTCGCCGACGGTTCGCTGGACCAGGAGGAGGAGCTGCTGGCCCGCCTCGACGTGGTGGTCGGCTCGGTGCACAGCGGGCTGAACGACGAGCGGGCGAAGATGACCCGCCGGATGCTGGCCGCGATCGCCAACCCGCACCTGGACATCCTCGGCCACTGCACCGGCCGGATGGTGGCGTCCCGGCCGGCCGGGGTGACGGGCCCGGGCGACCGGGCGCACCGACCGCGTACCCGCTCCGAGAGCGACTTCGACGCGGACGCGGTCTTCGCCGCCTGCGCCGAGCGCGGCGTGGCGGTCGAGATCAACTCCCGGCCGGAGCGGCAGGACCCGCCGAAGCGGCTGATCCGCCGCGCCCTGGAGGCCGGCTGCCGGTTCGCGATCAACACCGACGCGCACGCCCCCGGTCAGCTCGACTGGCAGCAGTTCGGCTGCGAGCGCGCGGCGCTCTGCGGCGTCCCGGCGGACCGCGTGGTCAACACCTGGAAGGCCGACCGCCTGGTGAAGTGGGCCCGCACCCGCCGCTGA
- a CDS encoding M23 family metallopeptidase, producing the protein MRSRSIGRRPRSAYPVLLLLAPALAAGCAAGTRPTATPTNGWDGPSAVATAGQPAAPTPPPTPGPPSPSPTRTDLRHVFPVRADNVAYHPTHAAYPGTDIFADCGEPVVAVTDGRILEVSRVDRFDKRGLLGPYNGGLSVSLLGDDGVRYYGSHLSAISAGVTAGARVRAGQQLGRVGHTGNANNVCHLHFGISPACRGHDDWWIRRGVIWPARYLDSWRERGNRAPAAEVVAWQRKHGCPKAPTTTSGAG; encoded by the coding sequence ATGCGCTCGCGATCGATCGGCCGCCGCCCGCGTTCGGCGTACCCGGTCCTGCTGCTGCTCGCGCCGGCGCTCGCCGCCGGCTGCGCGGCCGGCACCCGTCCCACCGCGACGCCGACGAACGGGTGGGACGGGCCGAGCGCCGTCGCGACGGCCGGACAGCCCGCCGCGCCCACTCCGCCGCCGACGCCCGGGCCGCCGTCGCCCTCGCCCACCCGCACCGACCTGCGGCACGTCTTCCCGGTACGCGCCGACAACGTCGCCTACCACCCGACGCACGCCGCGTACCCGGGGACGGACATCTTCGCCGACTGCGGGGAACCGGTCGTCGCCGTCACCGACGGCCGGATCCTCGAGGTGAGCCGGGTGGACCGGTTCGACAAGCGGGGCCTGCTGGGGCCGTACAACGGCGGCCTGTCGGTCTCGCTGCTCGGCGACGACGGGGTGCGCTACTACGGCTCGCACCTGAGCGCGATCTCCGCCGGCGTCACCGCCGGGGCACGCGTCCGCGCCGGGCAGCAGCTCGGCCGGGTGGGCCACACCGGCAACGCGAACAACGTCTGCCACCTGCACTTCGGCATCTCACCCGCGTGCCGGGGGCACGACGACTGGTGGATCCGGCGCGGGGTGATCTGGCCGGCCCGCTACCTGGACTCGTGGCGCGAGCGGGGCAACCGCGCGCCGGCCGCCGAGGTGGTGGCGTGGCAGCGGAAGCACGGCTGCCCGAAGGCGCCTACGACGACCAGCGGCGCCGGCTGA
- a CDS encoding tRNA adenosine deaminase-associated protein encodes MSYFAAAAVRVEGGWTADEVSLRGATDIDDVADRLRDVEPDADLSLLFVEADDLYLVILRLDEGEDLRVFGSDSAYAEESRLGALLVGDLKTSVTGVEDGDEPRAAATGGDDDTEQPAVDPEADPVGDADILADLGISAQKLLALCGHDGMLPADVTAEICEVLGCADEIEELREV; translated from the coding sequence GTGTCGTACTTCGCCGCTGCCGCGGTACGCGTCGAGGGCGGCTGGACCGCCGACGAGGTGAGCCTGCGGGGCGCCACCGACATCGACGACGTCGCCGACCGGCTGCGCGACGTCGAGCCGGACGCGGACCTGTCGCTGCTCTTCGTCGAGGCCGACGACCTGTACCTGGTGATCCTGCGCCTGGACGAGGGGGAGGACCTGCGGGTCTTCGGCTCCGACTCGGCGTACGCCGAGGAGTCCCGGCTGGGCGCGCTGCTGGTCGGCGACCTGAAGACCTCGGTCACCGGCGTCGAGGACGGCGACGAGCCGCGCGCGGCCGCCACCGGCGGGGACGACGACACCGAGCAGCCCGCGGTGGACCCGGAGGCCGACCCGGTGGGCGACGCGGACATCCTCGCCGACCTGGGCATCTCCGCCCAGAAGCTGCTCGCCCTCTGCGGGCACGACGGGATGCTGCCGGCCGACGTGACCGCGGAGATCTGCGAGGTGCTCGGCTGCGCGGACGAGATCGAGGAGCTGCGTGAGGTCTGA
- a CDS encoding nucleoside deaminase, which produces MRRALEVAVTGPAGPDAEPSDVDAVADIPVGAVVYGPDGAELAVGRNERELTGDPTAHAEVLALRRAAERLGRWRLEGCTLVVTLEPCTMCAGAIALARISTVVFGAWEPKTGAVGSLWDVLRDRRASHRPEVYGGVLETENAAVLRAFFR; this is translated from the coding sequence ATGCGCCGGGCGCTGGAGGTCGCGGTCACCGGCCCGGCCGGTCCCGACGCGGAGCCCTCCGACGTCGACGCCGTCGCGGACATCCCGGTCGGGGCGGTGGTCTACGGGCCGGACGGCGCCGAGTTGGCCGTCGGCCGCAACGAGCGCGAGCTGACCGGGGATCCGACCGCGCACGCCGAGGTGCTGGCGCTGCGGCGGGCCGCCGAGCGGCTGGGCCGGTGGCGGCTGGAGGGCTGCACCCTGGTGGTGACGCTGGAACCCTGCACGATGTGCGCGGGCGCCATCGCCCTGGCCCGGATCTCCACGGTGGTGTTCGGGGCGTGGGAGCCCAAGACCGGGGCGGTCGGGTCGCTCTGGGACGTGCTGCGCGACCGCCGCGCCAGCCACCGCCCCGAGGTGTACGGCGGGGTGCTGGAGACGGAGAACGCCGCCGTGCTCCGCGCCTTCTTCCGCTGA
- a CDS encoding acyl-CoA thioesterase: protein MSHAIVDQPVVEFGHVEHVTVHFDDLDAMGILHNARYAVLLERALTPYWADRGVSYRGGRHSAPDVFHAVREFTITYRAPITGTGPVAVHFWLERFGTSSAEYAFEFRSVDGDTLHAQGTRAIVRLDPATLRPTPWTEAARAVAATLLRPATVPA, encoded by the coding sequence ATGAGCCACGCCATCGTCGATCAGCCCGTCGTCGAGTTCGGTCACGTCGAACACGTCACGGTGCACTTCGACGACCTCGACGCCATGGGCATCCTGCACAACGCCCGGTACGCGGTGCTGCTGGAGCGGGCCCTGACGCCGTACTGGGCCGATCGCGGCGTCTCCTACCGCGGCGGGCGGCACAGCGCCCCCGACGTCTTCCACGCGGTACGCGAGTTCACCATCACGTACCGGGCACCGATCACCGGCACCGGACCGGTGGCCGTGCACTTCTGGCTCGAACGCTTCGGCACCAGCAGCGCGGAATACGCCTTCGAGTTCCGCTCGGTCGACGGCGACACTCTCCACGCCCAGGGCACCCGGGCGATCGTCCGACTCGATCCGGCAACCCTGCGCCCCACCCCGTGGACGGAAGCCGCGCGGGCGGTCGCCGCGACCCTGTTGCGCCCCGCCACGGTGCCCGCCTGA
- a CDS encoding TetR/AcrR family transcriptional regulator — protein sequence MTLDGRVARGERTRTAALDAAVILATEAGLHGLSLAQLADTLGVSKSGLFAHWRSKEALQLATVDRAVEQWQVRIVGPALRAPRGVRRLWALHDARIDFYAARVLPGGCFFANTEFEYNARPGPVRDRLAEAFGRWTAFLERLVQEAVALGELPADLDVQQLAYEVDALGISAAMRSRLLDPDTAYRHARQGLLNRLRARCSDPTLLPEGLS from the coding sequence GTGACCCTGGACGGCCGCGTCGCACGCGGCGAACGCACCCGCACCGCCGCGCTCGACGCCGCCGTGATCCTGGCGACCGAGGCCGGCCTGCACGGGCTCTCCCTCGCGCAGCTCGCCGACACCCTCGGCGTGAGCAAGTCCGGCCTCTTCGCGCACTGGCGCTCCAAGGAGGCGCTCCAGCTCGCCACGGTCGACCGGGCCGTGGAGCAGTGGCAGGTGCGGATCGTCGGCCCGGCCCTGCGCGCCCCGCGGGGCGTACGGCGACTCTGGGCGCTGCACGACGCCCGGATCGACTTCTATGCCGCCCGGGTGCTTCCCGGCGGCTGCTTCTTCGCCAACACCGAGTTCGAGTACAACGCCCGACCCGGCCCGGTCCGGGACCGGCTCGCCGAGGCGTTCGGTCGCTGGACCGCGTTCCTCGAACGCCTCGTCCAGGAGGCGGTCGCCCTCGGCGAACTCCCCGCCGACCTGGACGTCCAGCAGTTGGCGTACGAGGTCGACGCGCTCGGGATCAGCGCCGCGATGCGGTCCCGGCTGCTGGACCCGGACACCGCCTACCGGCACGCCCGCCAGGGCCTGCTGAACCGCCTACGGGCCCGGTGTTCCGATCCGACCCTGCTACCGGAAGGCCTGTCATGA
- the deoD gene encoding purine-nucleoside phosphorylase, producing the protein MSTHIGAEPGEIAERVLMPGDPLRAKWIAETYLEDARCYSTVRGMLGFTGRWNGVEVSVQGSGMGMPSASIYAHELINDYGVRTLIRVGSCGALTEDLQLRDVVAAIGSSTDSNMNRMRFDGLIDYAPVADFGLLRTSVEVAERRGITMHVGPILAADAFYTDRPDLYDTLADYGVLAVEMESAALYTIAARFKARALTILTVSDHIKTGEKTTSAEREQTFSQMVEIALDTAIA; encoded by the coding sequence ATGAGTACGCACATCGGCGCTGAGCCGGGAGAGATCGCCGAGCGGGTCCTGATGCCGGGTGACCCACTGCGGGCCAAGTGGATCGCGGAGACCTACCTCGAGGATGCCCGGTGCTACTCGACCGTCCGCGGCATGCTGGGCTTCACCGGCCGCTGGAACGGCGTCGAGGTCTCCGTCCAGGGCTCCGGCATGGGCATGCCGTCCGCCTCCATCTACGCCCATGAACTGATCAACGACTACGGGGTGAGGACCCTGATCCGGGTCGGTTCCTGCGGTGCCCTCACTGAGGACCTCCAGCTGCGGGACGTGGTCGCGGCCATCGGCTCGTCCACCGACTCGAACATGAACCGGATGCGCTTCGACGGGCTGATCGACTACGCCCCCGTGGCCGACTTCGGGCTCCTGCGCACCTCGGTCGAGGTGGCCGAGCGGCGCGGCATCACCATGCACGTCGGGCCGATCCTGGCGGCGGACGCCTTCTACACCGACCGGCCGGACCTCTACGACACCCTCGCCGACTACGGCGTGCTGGCCGTCGAGATGGAGTCCGCCGCGCTCTACACCATCGCCGCCCGGTTCAAGGCGCGGGCGCTGACCATCCTGACCGTCAGCGACCACATCAAGACCGGCGAGAAGACCACCTCCGCCGAGCGCGAGCAGACCTTCAGCCAGATGGTCGAGATCGCCCTCGACACCGCCATCGCCTGA
- the rph gene encoding rifamycin-inactivating phosphotransferase — protein sequence MIEQYVLGLQEVDEMQIAVVGGKGAHLGGLSRIDGIRVPAGFCVTTEAFRRIMAEAPSIDSRLDQLSRLNPDDREAIRTLSAEIRRTIEGIAIPGDLAAAITRALAQLGEQAAYAVRSSATAEDLPTASFAGQQDTYLNVVGPAAILQHVSRCWASLFTERAVTYRQRNGIDHRTVHMAVVVQQMVFPQAAGILFTADPVTSNRRVASVEASFGLGEALVSGLVNPDVYKVRDGEVVAKAVGAKQLAIHASPAGGTQEQAIDPERQDQPALTDAQVVRLAQLGRRIEAHFGRPQDIEWCLVDDGFQIVQSRPITTLFPIPESGDRENHVYVSVGHQQMMTDPMKPLGLSFWQMTTPAPMAEAGGRLFVDVTQRLASPTSRAGLLELAGRSDPLTEDALQTILERDGFIRPLPDEGPPGPLFGGAPAPIETDPAIVTELIGRSEASIAASERDIRTKSGEALLDFIRADIPELKRILFDPQSHQVFMSAMEATWWLNEQLEAWLGEKNAADTLTQSVPHNVTSEMGLALLGVADVIRPHPDVVALLQHVEDEGFLDELPKLTGGREARDAIETWLDKYGMRCVGEIDITRPRWSERPSTLVPMILGNIRNFEPGAGERRFEQGRQEAWKKEQELLERLRALPDGERKAEETKRMIDRVRTFIGYREYPKYGMVSRYFVYKQALLEEAERLVQAHVLREREDIFYLTFQELHDVVRTNRVDDQLIGRRKDAFRSYQALTTPRVLTSDGEVIAGAYRRDDMPAGALIGLPVSAGTVEGRARVILDMARADLEPGDILVTAHTDPSWTPLFVAIAGLVTEVGGLMTHGAVIAREYGLPAVVGVVDATRLIPDGQRIRVHGTDGYVEILP from the coding sequence ATGATCGAGCAGTACGTGTTGGGTCTTCAAGAGGTTGACGAGATGCAGATCGCGGTCGTCGGCGGCAAGGGCGCGCACCTGGGCGGGCTGTCGCGGATCGACGGCATCCGCGTGCCGGCTGGCTTTTGCGTGACGACGGAGGCCTTCCGGCGGATCATGGCGGAAGCGCCGTCGATCGACAGTCGGCTCGATCAGCTGTCGCGCCTGAACCCGGACGACCGGGAGGCGATCCGCACGCTCAGCGCGGAGATCCGCCGGACCATCGAAGGGATCGCCATCCCGGGCGATCTCGCGGCGGCGATCACCCGCGCTCTCGCCCAGCTCGGCGAGCAAGCAGCCTACGCCGTCCGATCCAGCGCGACGGCAGAGGACCTACCGACAGCCTCCTTCGCCGGCCAGCAGGACACGTACCTGAACGTCGTGGGCCCGGCCGCGATCCTCCAGCACGTCAGCCGGTGCTGGGCCTCGCTGTTCACCGAGCGGGCCGTGACCTACCGCCAGCGGAACGGCATCGACCACCGTACGGTCCACATGGCCGTGGTCGTGCAGCAGATGGTCTTCCCGCAGGCGGCCGGCATCCTCTTCACGGCCGACCCCGTCACGTCCAACCGAAGGGTCGCCTCCGTAGAGGCCAGCTTCGGCCTCGGCGAGGCCCTGGTCTCCGGCCTGGTGAACCCGGACGTCTACAAGGTGCGCGACGGCGAGGTCGTCGCCAAGGCGGTCGGCGCCAAGCAGCTCGCCATCCACGCCTCGCCGGCGGGCGGGACGCAGGAACAGGCGATCGACCCGGAGCGGCAGGACCAGCCGGCGCTGACGGATGCGCAGGTCGTACGGCTCGCGCAGCTCGGCCGGCGGATCGAAGCGCACTTCGGCCGCCCCCAGGACATCGAATGGTGCCTGGTCGACGACGGCTTCCAGATCGTCCAGAGCCGGCCGATCACCACGCTGTTCCCCATCCCCGAGTCCGGCGACCGGGAGAACCACGTCTATGTCTCCGTCGGCCATCAGCAGATGATGACCGACCCCATGAAGCCCCTGGGGCTCTCCTTCTGGCAGATGACGACCCCCGCGCCCATGGCCGAGGCCGGCGGCCGCCTGTTCGTCGACGTCACCCAAAGGCTGGCCTCGCCGACGAGCCGCGCCGGCCTCCTGGAGCTCGCGGGGAGATCCGATCCGCTGACCGAGGACGCGCTGCAGACCATCCTCGAGCGCGACGGCTTCATCCGGCCGCTCCCCGACGAGGGTCCCCCCGGGCCACTGTTTGGCGGCGCGCCAGCCCCGATCGAGACCGATCCGGCCATCGTCACCGAGCTGATCGGGCGCAGCGAGGCATCCATCGCCGCGTCGGAACGCGACATCCGCACGAAGTCCGGAGAGGCGCTGCTCGACTTCATCCGGGCGGACATCCCGGAGCTGAAGCGGATCTTGTTCGATCCGCAGAGCCATCAGGTGTTCATGTCGGCGATGGAGGCCACGTGGTGGCTCAACGAGCAGCTGGAGGCGTGGCTGGGCGAGAAGAACGCGGCGGACACGCTCACGCAGTCCGTGCCCCACAACGTCACGTCGGAGATGGGGCTGGCGCTCCTGGGCGTCGCTGACGTGATCCGCCCACATCCGGACGTGGTGGCGCTTCTGCAGCACGTCGAGGACGAGGGTTTCCTGGACGAGCTGCCCAAGCTCACGGGCGGGCGGGAAGCGCGAGACGCCATCGAGACCTGGCTCGACAAGTACGGCATGCGCTGCGTCGGCGAGATCGACATCACCCGGCCGCGTTGGAGTGAACGCCCCTCCACGCTCGTGCCCATGATCCTCGGCAACATCAGAAACTTCGAGCCGGGAGCCGGCGAGCGGCGCTTCGAGCAAGGGCGGCAGGAGGCCTGGAAGAAGGAGCAGGAGCTGCTGGAGCGCTTGCGGGCCCTGCCGGACGGGGAGCGCAAGGCCGAAGAGACGAAGCGGATGATCGACCGGGTCCGGACCTTCATCGGGTACCGGGAGTATCCGAAGTACGGCATGGTCAGCCGCTACTTCGTGTACAAGCAGGCCTTGTTGGAAGAAGCCGAGCGCCTCGTGCAGGCCCACGTACTTCGTGAGAGGGAAGACATCTTCTACCTCACGTTCCAGGAGCTCCACGACGTCGTGCGCACGAACCGCGTGGATGACCAGCTCATCGGCCGGCGCAAGGACGCGTTCAGGTCGTATCAAGCACTCACGACGCCCCGGGTGCTCACGTCGGATGGCGAGGTCATCGCCGGGGCGTACCGACGCGACGATATGCCGGCCGGCGCGCTGATCGGCCTACCGGTCTCCGCCGGGACCGTCGAAGGGCGGGCCCGCGTCATCCTGGACATGGCACGGGCCGATCTCGAACCGGGCGACATCCTCGTCACGGCCCACACGGACCCCAGCTGGACGCCCCTCTTTGTCGCCATCGCAGGCTTAGTGACGGAGGTCGGAGGATTGATGACTCACGGCGCAGTGATCGCACGGGAGTACGGATTGCCGGCCGTCGTCGGTGTGGTCGATGCCACCCGACTGATCCCCGATGGGCAGCGGATCCGCGTGCACGGAACCGACGGGTACGTCGAGATTCTGCCTTGA
- a CDS encoding putative immunity protein, which produces MILPKVRDPRLITLRRGGTLTDSDHHLLAIWAALCAEHVLHLFESVQPEDSRPREAIEHARAWVRGEVTMMQARAAGGHAMGAARDLRGAARHAAYAAGQAGAVAHVAAHELGAAAYAIKAVRAAVPEGESDAAGRLECRWQRDQLPDAIRDLVLDDQRLRNDICWSVFEC; this is translated from the coding sequence ATGATCCTCCCGAAGGTCCGGGACCCTCGCCTCATCACGCTTCGTCGCGGTGGAACCCTCACTGATTCGGATCATCATCTGCTCGCTATTTGGGCCGCGTTGTGCGCGGAGCACGTCCTTCACCTGTTTGAGTCGGTTCAGCCTGAGGACTCACGACCACGGGAAGCGATCGAGCACGCCCGCGCCTGGGTGCGTGGTGAGGTCACGATGATGCAGGCTCGCGCGGCGGGCGGCCATGCAATGGGCGCGGCCAGGGACCTGCGTGGGGCAGCCCGGCATGCCGCGTACGCTGCTGGCCAGGCGGGGGCCGTCGCACACGTCGCCGCGCACGAACTCGGCGCGGCCGCCTATGCCATCAAGGCCGTACGTGCTGCCGTGCCAGAAGGCGAGAGCGATGCCGCAGGGCGACTGGAGTGCCGATGGCAGCGTGACCAACTCCCGGACGCGATTCGCGATCTCGTGCTCGACGACCAGCGGTTGCGGAACGACATCTGCTGGTCGGTGTTTGAGTGCTGA